In one window of Camelus bactrianus isolate YW-2024 breed Bactrian camel chromosome 13, ASM4877302v1, whole genome shotgun sequence DNA:
- the RPL11 gene encoding large ribosomal subunit protein uL5 isoform X3, producing the protein MRELRIRKLCLNICVGESGDRLTRAAKVLEQLTGQTPVFSKARYTVRSFGIRRNEKIAVHCTVRGAKAEEILEKGLKVREYELRKNNFSDTGNFGFGIQEHIDLGIKYDPSIGIYGLDFYVVLGRPGFSIADKKRKTGCIGAKHRISKEEAMRWFQQKYDGIILPGK; encoded by the exons ATGCGGGAACTTCGCATCCGTAAGCTCTGCCTCAACATCTGCGTGGGGGAGAGTGGAGACAGACTGACCCGGGCAGCCAAGGTGCTGGAGCAGCTCACAGGCCAGACCCCTGTGTTCTCCAAAG CTAGATACACTGTCCGATCCTTCGGCATCAGGAGAAATGAGAAGATTGCTGTCCACTGCACAGTCCGGGGGGCCAAGGCAGAAGAAATCCTGGAGAAAGGTCTAAAG GTGCGAGAGTATGAGTTAAGGAAAAATAACTTCTCAGATACCGGAAACTTCGGTTTTGGGATCCAAGAACACATTGATCTGGGGATCAAATATGACCCAAGCATTGGTATCTATGGCCTGGACTTCTACGTG GTGCTGGGTAGGCCAGGTTTCAGCATTGCAGACAAGAAGCGCAAGACAGGCTGCATTGGGGCCAAACACAGAATCAGCAAAGAGGAGGCCATGCGCTGGTTCCAGCAGAAG TATGATGGGATCATCCTTCCTGGCAAATAA
- the RPL11 gene encoding large ribosomal subunit protein uL5 isoform X2 yields the protein MAQDQGEKENPMRELRIRKLCLNICVGESGDRLTRAAKVLEQLTGQTPVFSKARYTVRSFGIRRNEKIAVHCTVRGAKAEEILEKGLKVREYELRKNNFSDTGNFGFGIQEHIDLGIKYDPSIGIYGLDFYVVLGRPGFSIADKKRKTGCIGAKHRISKEEAMRWFQQKYDGIILPGK from the exons ATGGCG CAGGATCAAGGTGAAAAGGAGAACCCCATGCGGGAACTTCGCATCCGTAAGCTCTGCCTCAACATCTGCGTGGGGGAGAGTGGAGACAGACTGACCCGGGCAGCCAAGGTGCTGGAGCAGCTCACAGGCCAGACCCCTGTGTTCTCCAAAG CTAGATACACTGTCCGATCCTTCGGCATCAGGAGAAATGAGAAGATTGCTGTCCACTGCACAGTCCGGGGGGCCAAGGCAGAAGAAATCCTGGAGAAAGGTCTAAAG GTGCGAGAGTATGAGTTAAGGAAAAATAACTTCTCAGATACCGGAAACTTCGGTTTTGGGATCCAAGAACACATTGATCTGGGGATCAAATATGACCCAAGCATTGGTATCTATGGCCTGGACTTCTACGTG GTGCTGGGTAGGCCAGGTTTCAGCATTGCAGACAAGAAGCGCAAGACAGGCTGCATTGGGGCCAAACACAGAATCAGCAAAGAGGAGGCCATGCGCTGGTTCCAGCAGAAG TATGATGGGATCATCCTTCCTGGCAAATAA